From a single Apium graveolens cultivar Ventura chromosome 2, ASM990537v1, whole genome shotgun sequence genomic region:
- the LOC141707912 gene encoding amidase 1-like, with protein MERDKDYGAFMERFTLQVQPTSSSLIGLTFAVKDIFDMEGYVTGFGNPDWAQTHSPALSTAPAVMAVLKAGATCVGKTIMDEMAYSINGENVHYGTPTNPCAPDRVPGGSSSGSAVGVGASLVDFSLGTDTGGSIRVPASYCGIFGFRPSHGAVPTTGVTPMAQSFDTAGWFARDPAILNRVGRTLLQHPDNGLTRPLKIIIAEDCFKLLSIPSDRITNVLVEAVKQIYGDDILNYANLGDTVERDVPSLKNFMRKDLQNHEYNIEPLVALSNAMRLLQRYEFKNNHGEWVKSVKPHLGPGIAERVWEAINAKDDNIDACLLVKTELQAALRGFLEDVDVLAIPTVPGPPPKLQTEAASLETFRVRAFSLLSVAGVSGFCQVSIPLGMYDNLPVSVSLLARNGRDKFLLDVAETLYGSLKEQVQMAERATF; from the exons ATGGAGAGAGATAAAGATTATGGAGCTTTCATGGAGAGATTTACACTACAAGTGCAACCCACCTCTTCTTCTTTGATTGGCCTCACTTTTGCTGTTAAAGATAT ATTTGATATGGAAGGATATGTCACTGGATTTGGAAACCCTGATTGGGCACAAACTCATTCACCTGCTCTATCAACAGCACCTGCTGTTATGGCTGTCTTGAAGGCTGGTGCAACATGTGTGGGTAAAACTATCATGGATGAAATGGCATACAG CATAAATGGAGAAAATGTACATTATGGCACACCTACCAATCCTTGTGCACCAGATAGAGTACCTGGAGGATCTTCTAGTGGTTCTGCTGTTGGAGTCGGAGCATCCCTTGTTGATTTCTCCTTGG GAACTGACACTGGAGGAAGCATTAGAGTGCCTGCATCTTATTGTGGAATTTTCGGGTTTCGACCTTCTCATGGAGCTGTTCCAACTACTGGCGTAACTCCAATGGCCCAGAGTTTTGACACTGCAG GATGGTTTGCAAGGGATCCTGCAATATTGAATCGAGTTGGAAGAACATTATTGCAGCACCCTGACAATGGTCTTACGAGACCATTAAAAATTATTATAGCTGAAGACTGTTTCAAACTTCTTAGCATCCCTAGTGATCGAATTACAAATGTTCTTGTGGAAGCAGTTAAACAAATATATGGAG ATGATATCCTAAACTATGCAAACCTGGGGGACACTGTTGAGCGTGACGTTCCAAGTCTTAAGAATTTTATGCGCAAAGATCTACAAAACCATGAATATAATATTGAGCCTTTAGTGGCTCTATCAAATGCCATGAGGTTGCTTCAGAG GTACGAGTTCAAGAATAATCATGGTGAGTGGGTCAAAAGTGTGAAACCACATTTGGGTCCGGGAATAGCTGAAAGGGTATGGGAAGCCATTAACGCAAAAGATGATAATATTGATGCATGCCTTTTGGTTAAGACTGAGCTGCAAGCTGCTCTCAGAGGTTTCCTAGAG GATGTTGATGTACTTGCCATTCCAACAGTTCCTGGGCCTCCACCAAAGCTACAAACGGAGGCTGCTTCCTTAGAAACATTTCGAGTTAGGGCATTTAGTTTACTATCTGTGGCCGGAGTGTCTGGATTTTGCCAG GTGAGCATACCACTAGGGATGTATGATAATCTTCCTGTGTCAGTGTCTCTATTGGCAAGAAATGGCCGTGATAAATTCTTACTGGATGTTGCTGAGACCCTGTACGGAAGCTTGAAAGAGCAGGTCCAGATGGCGGAGAGAGCAACTTTCTGA